A window of Diabrotica virgifera virgifera chromosome 9, PGI_DIABVI_V3a contains these coding sequences:
- the LOC126892593 gene encoding macrophage mannose receptor 1-like: MGKQIVVILFAILFNVKMNTARSADDALTKDTGIAQSVAPALILDREQNILYYIGYIFTGTWYQAMLHCNSLNMDLVSIETKQENDFLFNQMKALLGDLSEYQFWSSGTTLPYDKWVWMTSGRPIFYTNWEAGEPNNGPNEHCLEIKYIYKRGLTWNDVKQDVKSHALCEAKITKSVAEMFPQFCNCSSTNSVSVLG, encoded by the exons ATGGGAAAACAAATTGTAGTTATATTATTTGCGATCTTATTCAATGTTAAGATGAATACTGCAAGATCTGCCGATGATGCGTTAACGAAAG ATACAGGTATAGCGCAATCTGTAGCTCCAGCACTTATACTTGATAGGGAACAAAACATTTTATATTACATTGGATATATATTTacg GGTACTTGGTACCAGGCGATGCTGCATTGCAATTCACTCAATATGGATTTAGTTAGTATAGAAACAAAGCAAGAAAATGATTTTCTTTTTAATCAGATGAAAGCACTTC TTGGTGATTTATCCGAATATCAGTTTTGGTCATCTGGAACTACATTACCTTACGACAAATGGGTATGGATGACATCAGGTCGCCCAATTTTTTATACTAACTGGGAGGCAGGTGAACCTAATAATGGCCCCAACGAACACTGCCTTGAGATTAAATACATCTACAAGAGGGGTCTTACATGGAACGATGTCAAACAAGATGTTAAATCTCACGCTCTGTGTGAGGCTAAAATTACAAAATCGGTTGCAGAAATGTTTCCTCAGTTTTGTAATTGTTCGAGTACTAACTCTGTGAGTGTTTTAGGATAa